In Leishmania braziliensis MHOM/BR/75/M2904 complete genome, chromosome 23, one genomic interval encodes:
- a CDS encoding membrane-bound acid phosphatase 2 — translation MYPSMPLSADDAYMLLHFCFLALFLILSYSLACVHTPFPLSTCSRLPSVRHTPREEGRNPGRMFFSRAFCFRDSALTPTIFPVGTTMQLVLVLLLLLLCMPEFVTAALDMKLVMVQLLHRHGARTAEPSYNKTQICDSTPCGYLTWPGIEMLGKTGAFLRSRYNTDASVVSEPMFPSEDYDLDVAYSRSTDVPRTLQSAESFLRGFFPNLTSLYPAIHTVPEEDDYLLYTNYVPQFQFYWSLDMAGVRGVCNPVVDWNFPDFHTLTAMAQEVHSEGYCSNFTRRTDCAFVLFDIAVAKKPIGELDNYPLLKANLDGLSQVAREHFARQYVYNRSDIRCFQQGSSGQPILQEFVKNIGAAMAGSSRYKLYHYSAHDTTLSRIACSLQDTADDGLLPPFAQTLVLELMQNLSDSSYHVRVLRGHPAQNPASGFEFAWEPDWQLKCMDASGQLYNASSNRCSVTDFTRFVQWSAAPVTSMGYCYLDEKYRQLRNCPEGGIEAGEAWQTLSSGCKYYRKRCPSYSCDAGYMLNSVSLQCVCVALSCRSPFRTAVPELPDGSTGGAANTAPAKTTELSAGGMAAIGMGTFCIGVLLGAVVTAAVLLWKKHRKSTPPSEV, via the coding sequence ATGTATCCAAGCATGCCCCTCTCGGCAGACGATGCATACATGCTTCTCCACTTCtgctttctcgctctctttctcattcTCTCCTATTCTCTTGCTTGCGTTCACACCCCAttccctctctctacctGCTCACGTTTGCCGTCCGTCCGACACACACCCCGTGAAGAGGGGCGAAACCCCGGCCGTATGTTCTTCTCCAGGGCTTTTTGCTTTCGGGACTCTGCACTCACTCCCACGATTTTCCCTGTAGGTACCACAATGcagctggtgctggtgctgctgttgctacTACTGTGCATGCCGGAATTTGTTACCGCTGCACTGGACATGAAGCTCGTGATggttcagctgctgcaccggcaCGGCGCTCGCACGGCTGAGCCGAGCTACAACAAGACTCAGATCTGCGACAGCACCCCATGCGGGTACCTCACGTGGCCTGGGATTGAGATGCTTGGCAAGACGGGCGCGTTCCTGCGGAGCCGCTACAACACAGACGCCTCTGTTGTGTCTGAGCCCATGTTTCCGTCAGAGGACTACGACTTGGATGTCGCATACAGCCGGTCCACCGATGTGCCGCGGACGCTGCAGAGCGCCGAGTCGTTCCTGCGCGGCTTCTTTCCGAACTTGACGTCCCTGTACCCCGCCATTCACACAGTGCCAGAGGAAGACGACTACCTTCTGTACACGAACTACGTACCGCAATTCCAGTTTTATTGGAGCCTGGATATGGCGGGTGTGCGGGGTGTTTGCAACCCGGTTGTAGATTGGAACTTTCCTGACTTTCACACGCTGACGGCGATGGCTCAGGAGGTGCACAGTGAGGGGTACTGCAGCAATTTTACACGGCGCACTGATTGCGCCTTTGTGCTGTTTGATATTGCCGTCGCTAAGAAGCCCATCGGAGAGCTGGACAATTATCCGCTGTTGAAGGCCAACCTGGACGGACTGAGTCAGGTGGCTCGCGAACACTTTGCGAGGCAGTATGTGTACAACCGCAGCGACATCCGATGCTTTCAGCAAGGGAGCTCTGGGCAGCCAATTCTGCAAGAGTTCGTGAAGAACATCGGGGCGGCAATGGCGGGCTCCAGCAGGTACAAGCTGTATCACTACAGCGCGCATGACACAACGCTGAGCCGGATTGCATGCTCGCTGCAGGACACGGCCGACGATGGGCTACTGCCTCCCTTTGCGCAGACGCTCGTCCTGGAGCTGATGCAAAACCTGTCAGATTCGTCGTaccacgtgcgtgtgctgcgcggGCACCCCGCACAGAATCCTGCATCTGGCTTCGAGTTTGCGTGGGAACCAGACTGGCAGCTGAAGTGCATGGACGCGTCTGGGCAGCTGTACAACGCGAGTAGCAACAGGTGCTCCGTGACTGACTTCACGCGATTTGTGCAGTGGAGTGCTGCTCCGGTGACGTCGATGGGGTACTGCTACCTTGACGAGAAGTATCGGCAACTGCGCAACTGTCCGGAAGGCGGGATCGAGGCTGGTGAAGCGTGGCAGACGCTGTCCAGCGGATGCAAGTACTACCGGAAGCGGTGCCCGTCGTACTCGTGCGACGCCGGGTACATGCTCAACAGCGTGTCGttgcagtgcgtgtgtgttgctcTCTCGTGCCGCTCGCCGTTCAGAACTGCTGTGCCAGAGTTGCCGGATGGCAGTACTGGCGGCGCGGCGAACACCGCACCTGCCAAGACCACCGAGCTGAGTGCCGGCGGCATGGCTGCCATAGGAATGGGAACATTCTGCATTGGTGTTCTTCTCGGTGCTGTcgtcaccgctgcggtgcttCTCTGGAAAAAGCATCGCAAgagcacccccccctccgaGGTTTGA
- a CDS encoding S-adenosyl-methyltransferase mraW-like protein: MKRIVAPKRWSIVNHVEHPPLMPKQLLQGVCGGLRWLESKNLAEFLAKRAIEDGFPCTKKQRRAFDVRPPPPSRPGPRKSRLHKKSLARRPDGAVRRTEGTLEPPRTTGASDALVSSSTALTLSSSSVLDALVLREKQKRLVTYDVLDCTFGSGFHTGVVLENGRPYTRVVAMDCDVAATVSARKIADEFGAKRFRFYARPMSEAKAMFGERSFDAVMIDPGPSFTQLENPERGFLLGDESDHALDMRYGLMYKLGALEYLNTVPQHALSGALASYELLTPQQSMKLARAIRQRRPFGGAHRVLEVVEEAGNELPEEGWMSQGSRRKTSMSWNFITSLRCIVNHERQELSEALQNALLLLRADGRLVVFSRLLWEEKLISATISQHPHALLSYSEVIPIDEVQEHGHSRHTKMWIVTRTHSSSYVLKNSQELTEEAVQESSMRWMGGLFAGQTFGFPANNFTFESKDRKDWAAVRRNKNPPPFDSDDDPRG, from the coding sequence ATGAAGCGCATCGTTGCACCAAAGCGATGGTCGATCGTAAATCACGTTGAGCACCCTCCGCTTATGCCGAAGCAGCTCTTACAGGGTGTCTGCGGCGGGCTGCGGTGGCTCGAGTCTAAGAACCTCGCTGAGTTCTTGGCAAAGCGCGCCATCGAAGACGGTTTTCCCTGTACAAAGAAGCAGCGGAGGGCTTTCGACGtgcgaccaccaccaccatcgcgtCCAGGACCTCGCAAGAGCCGACTGCACAAAAAGAGTCTGGCGCGCCGCCCTGACGGGGCTGTACGACGGACTGAGGGCACTCTGGAGCCACCTCGCACGACAGGTGCCAGTGACGCCCTCGTCTCTTCCAGCACAGCACTTACGTTGAGCTCCTCGTCTGTCTTGGATGCTCTGGTGCTACGGGAAAAGCAGAAACGACTCGTTACGTACGACGTTTTGGACTGTACATTTGGCTCCGGCTTTCACACTGGTGTGGTGCTTGAGAACGGTCGACCATACACCCGAGTTGTTGCGATGGATTGCgacgtggcggcgacggtgagcGCGCGCAAGATCGCTGATGAGTTCGGCGCCAAAAGGTTTCGATTCTATGCACGTCCCATGTCGGAGGCCAAGGCCATGTTTGGCGAGCGTTCCTTCGATGCCGTTATGATTGACCCTGGACCGTCGTTCACTCAACTCGAGAACCCTGAGCGGGGCTTTCTTCTGGGTGATGAGAGCGACCATGCACTCGACATGCGCTACGGGCTGATGTACAAGCTCGGGGCGCTAGAGTACCTCAACACGGTGCCGCAGCATGCCCTCTCCGGCGCTCTCGCTTCCTACGAGCTGCTGACTCCTCAGCAGTCCATGAAGCTGGCTCGAGCCATTCGGCAACGGCGCCCCTTCGGTGGCGCGCATCGCGTGCtagaggtggtggaggaggcaggtAACGAGCTCCCTGAAGAGGGGTGGATGAGCCAAGGTAGCCGACGGAAGACTTCGATGTCATGGAACTTCATAACGTCGTTGAGATGCATCGTGAACCACGAGCGCCAGGAGCTGAGCGAAGCCCTGCAaaatgcgctgctgctcctgcgcgCCGATGGTCGACTTGTTGTCTTTTCTCGTCTCCTGTGGGAGGAGAAGCTGATCTCCGCCACTATCAGCCAGCACCCGCATGCTCTGCTAAGTTACTCGGAGGTTATTCCCATCGACGAAGTGCAGGAGCACGGCCACTCACGCCACACAAAGATGTGGATTGTCACTCGCACCCACAGCTCCTCGTACGTTCTCAAGAACAGTCAGGAGctcacggaggaggcggtacAGGAGAGCTCGATGCGGTGGATGGGCGGCCTCTTCGCTGGCCAGACGTTTGGCTTCCCAGCGAACAACTTCACTTTTGAGAGCAAGGATCGGAAGGACTGGGCCGCAGTGCGCAGAAACAAGAACCCACCACCCTTCGACAGCGATGATGATCCACGAGGCTAA
- a CDS encoding sir2-family protein-like protein produces the protein MRPGWALASFMEHCNARKPGRSCVVLTGAGCSTESGIPDYRGPNGRYHRADFVPLTFQKFMGDDNEKRRYWARSMLGYSTMSGASCNATHMVLQAFTKSGAVSYILTQNVDGLHHLAMYGGVGDAEEKHYYKYTTSDAPLTEVHGNIHNVICTSCGFLMPRARLQRELREKNSGLYEEYGEDLSRVRPDGDYSAPTEAVNSMQLVMCPQCDGFFKPHVVLFGENVPKPIVESTMSVIGDKASCLLCLGTSLQVYSAYRYVLEAKQLGIPVAIVNSGTTRGDPIADLRLNVESVGSVLAETAHEILGVPAPMFFNRKTIQL, from the coding sequence ATGAGGCCGGGATGGGCGCTCGCGTCGTTCATGGAGCACTGCAATGCCCGCAAACCTGGTCGTAGCTGCGTAGTCCTTACCGGGGCGGGTTGCAGCACGGAGAGCGGTATCCCCGACTACCGCGGGCCCAACGGTCGGTATCACCGCGCCGATTTCGTCCCGCTGACCTTTCAGAAATTTATGGGCGACGACAACGAAAAGCGACGTTACTGGGCCCGCAGCATGCTCGGGTACTCGACCATGTCTGGCGCCTCCTGCAATGCCACTCACATGGTGCTGCAAGCCTTCACCAAGTCCGGGGCTGTGTCATACATTCTCACACAGAACGTTGAcgggctgcaccacctcgcTATGTATGGCGGCGTAGGTgatgcggaggagaagcactaCTACAAATACACCACAAGTGATGCGCCACTGACGGAAGTGCACGGCAACATCCACAACGTCATTTGTACATCCTGTGGCTTTCTCATGCCACGCGCGCGTCTGCAGCGGGAACTGAGAGAAAAGAATTCAGGTCTGTATGAGGAGTACGGGGAGGATCTGTCGCGTGTGCGACCGGACGGTGACTACAGTGCGCCAACGGAAGCGGTGAATTCGATGCAGCTCGTCATGTGCCCCCAGTGCGACGGCTTCTTCAAGCCGCATGTCGTTCTGTTCGGAGAGAACGTGCCGAAGCCAATTGTGGAATCTACAATGAGTGTTATCGGCGACAAGGCCTCCTGTCTGTTGTGCCTCGGTACCTCCCTGCAGGTGTACAGTGCCTATCGGTACGTCCTAGAGGCAAAACAGTTGGGAATTCCGGTGGCCATTGTCAACTCTGGAACGACGCGGGGTGATCCCATTGCTGACCTCAGGCTTAATGTAGAGAGCGTCGGAAGCGTGTTGGCGGAGACGGCACATGAGATACTTGGGGTACCGGCGCCCATGTTCTTCAACCGCAAGACGATTCAACTCTAG
- a CDS encoding putative T-complex protein 1, gamma subunit → MNGQQPVIVVNQRVERESGRKAQMNNIEAAKTVASLISSTLGPCAMLKMIIDPMGGTVLTNDGNCILREIDVVHPAAKHMLELARAQDEEVGDGTTSVIILTGEILSLAQPLLERNIHPLKIVKGFTQALSDALAAVEKIATSIDPENKEQLEDVVRACLGTKFNSREEELMCHMAVEATLRVVQVNPITGVKDIDIKRYAKVEKIPGGSITESVVLDGVMFNKDHIHSKMRRFIESPRILLLDCPLEYKKPETAINVEVTKDTDWEALLKQEEDYVRTICNVIISFKPDVVITEKGASDLAAHFLYKAGITCIRRLRKTDNNRIARATGATIVSRVEELTQEHIGTAGLFEIKKIGDEYFTFITGCPGGSACSILLRGASKDTLNEMERNLHDAMCVARNIILEPRIVYGAASCEMFVSSTLMAKAKSIGGVEQAAYQAVAMALEVVPRILTSNCGANVIRVVTDLRARHANPEGWYWGIDGHSGHIVDVRSMKIIEPAAVKIQALKTAIEAASMILRVDDIVSGTKLREEKPPAKSQQQDEDPEGAAEP, encoded by the coding sequence ATGAACGGTCAGCAACCAGTGATTGTGGTGAATCAGCGCGTGGAGCGCGAGTCTGGCCGCAAGGCGCAGATGAACAACATCGAGGCAGCCAAGACGGTCGCCAGTCTCATCAGCAGCACTCTCGGCCCGTGTGCCATGCTGAAGATGATAATCGACCCCATGGGCGGCACAGTACTGACGAACGATGGGAACTGCATTCTACGCGAGATTGACGTAGTGCACCCCGCGGCGAAGCACATGCTGGAGCTGGCCCGCGCTcaggacgaggaggtgggggaCGGGACGACCTCAGTGATTATCCTGACTGGCGAGATTCTCAGTCTGGCGCAGCCGTTGCTCGAGCGCAACATCCACCCCCTCAAGATTGTGAAGGGCTTTACCCAAGCACTGTCTGACGCACTGGCGGCAGTGGAGAAGATTGCTACCTCGATTGATCCCGAGAACAAGGAGCAGCTCGAGGATGTGGTGCGCGCCTGCCTTGGCACCAAGTTCAATTcccgcgaggaggagctgatgtGCCACATGGCCGTcgaggcgacgctgcgcgtgGTGCAGGTGAACCCCATTACTGGCGTTAAGGACATCGATATCAAGCGCTACGCTAAGGTGGAGAAGATCCCTGGTGGCTCCATCACAGAGAGTGTTGTGCTGGATGGTGTCATGTTCAACAAGGACCACATTCACTCGAAGATGCGCCGCTTCATCGAGAGCCCGCGCATCCTCTTGCTGGATTGCCCCCTTGAGTACAAGAAGCCAGAGACGGCCATCAACGTGGAGGTAACCAAGGACACCGACTGGGAAGCCCTACTGAAGCAGGAAGAGGACTACGTCCGAACTATCTGCAACGTCATCATTTCCTTCAAGCCGGATGTAGTGATCACGGAGAAGGGTGCCTCTGACTTGGCGGCGCACTTCCTGTACAAGGCTGGGATCACCTGCATCCGCCGCCTTCGCAAGACGGACAACAACCGCATAGCTCGTGCCACTGGCGCCACTATCGTTAGCCgggtggaggagctgacgCAGGAGCACATCGGCACTGCCGGCCTCTTCGAAATCAAGAAGATTGGCGATGAGTACTTCACCTTCATCACTGGTTGTCCTGGTGGCTCTGCGTGCAGTATCTTGCTTCGTGGAGCAAGCAAGGACACGCTGAATGAGATGGAGCGCAACCTGCACGACGCCATGTGCGTGGCGCGCAACATCATCCTCGAGCCGCGCATCGTCTACGGCGCTGCCTCGTGCGAGATGTTCGTCTCCTCCACCCTCATGGCGAAGGCTAAGTCTATTGGTGGCGTAGAGCAGGCGGCGTACcaggcggtggcgatggcgctggAAGTGGTACCGCGCATCCTGACGAGCAACTGCGGCGCCAATGTGATTCGCGTGGTCACGGACCTGCGAGCACGCCACGCAAACCCAGAGGGGTGGTACTGGGGAATCGACGGCCACAGTGGGCACATCGTTGATGTGCGCAGCATGAAGATCATTGAGCCCGCAGCGGTGAAGATTCAGGCGCTGAAGACCGCGATTGAGGCGGCATCCATGATTTTGCGCGTCGACGACATCGTGTCCGGCACCAAGCTTCGCGAGGAGAAGCCACCCGCGAAGTCACAACAGCAGGATGAGGACCCCGAGGGGGCTGCAGAGCCGTAG